TACGAAATGGCACTGGAGGCGTAGTCGCTCCGATGCTGCTGAACTGCTTTGCGGCGTTATCCAGTAAATCGACAGTAAAATCTTTGGATTCGCCCGCAACAGCACAGGCGTTATCCCTGACATAACCGCTGATCGTAATTGTGCTGTCGGCGGCGAGCGCGTGAGTAGCAAGCAGCGAGAAAAAGGCACCCAGCAGAGAAAGACGTTTTTTCATCATCATGTCCTTAGCGGCACGCCGCCGTGAGCTGAATGAGTCGTTGTTGCTGGCTCTCTGCGGTCAGGCGGTAATCCGCCACGCAGCTGGCGCTCGCGGCATCCCCCCATTTCGCCTGCACCTTTCCCGCCAGCGGCATGCCGCTCAGATAGACCAGACCGTTGTCGGCGACGATGCTGCCGCTTTGGTTGCTGTCGGAGGTGACCATCGCGCCGAACGGAACCGGTTTGCCGTTGTGGGTGAGCGTCATCAGCAGTTTCATCCCAACATGAGCATTAAATTCTGCACGGACGATCGCACCGTGCGTGGGCACGACGTTGATGACGGCATCATCGAGATCAACATTGTCGGCGAGCGTATTGGTATTCAATGCAACCCGGTTTTCGCGGTACTCAGTGGCGTAAGGCAGGACGGCGTAACCCCGCCAGTCGGTACGTATCCCGGTCTGGTTTTCAACTTTCACGCCCTCAGCGCCAGGAGCCTTTATTAACACCACCGTGTCATTGAGCGGTTGGCTGAGCGTGACGCCGTTGGCATGAGCCAGTACGCCACCGCTCATCCCGTAATAGAGCTGTTTGAGACCGTCACTACGGCTGTAGCCGACGTTGGCGTTGCCGTAACTGCCGCGGTAGTTCAATGCGGCATAGCCTGTGCTGCCGCTATTACCTTCCCCACCGCCTGCGTAGCCGGTTTGCACGCTGTAGCTGAGGTTATTGTCTTCCAGTAAGGTGCCGTACAGTCCCGCCAGGTTAGTCATTCGGCCGTTGAGGTCGTTCGACATGCTGTAGCTGGCGCTGGCGTGCCGCCAGATCGACTGGCTATCCGACCGCAGCCAGTGGCTGAAAGGGATATTGACGTTAATGGCCAGCATCTGATCGCGGCCTTCCTGCCAGGCGTTTTTGGTCAGACTGTAGCTCAGCGTCCAGTTGATATCATTGATGGCGGTATTCAACCCGGCTTGCAACTGTTCGTCGGCGCTGTCGGTACCCCAGTAAGTCTGGTGACTTCCGCTCAGATAGAACGTGGCAGTGCGGCCTAACTGTTGGGTCAGACTCACCTGCACTTTGCCGCGCTTGTTATAAGCGAGGTTGTAGTAGTCCGTGAATTTCGGCTGTACCTGAATGACGCCATCCTGCGTTTCAATGCTATAGCCGTTCATACGACGGTAAGTGGTATCGGCAAAGCTAAAATAGCCGCGCGTGGAGTAGCGATAGCCCACCAACTGAATGTTTGTGCCAACGTCGCTCAGCGATTTGTTATAGAGGAAACGCACCGACTGACCCTGATGCTTGCTGTCATCGGGCAGGGTGGCATTGGCCTGAGTGACATCTACTGACAGCGCCCCCAATATCCCCATATTTTTCCCCACCCCCAGGTTGAAGGCGCGGTAGCGGTCCGCCAGTTGAGTACCGCCATAAAGGGTCCAGCCCGCCGGAAGGCCGTGGAGTAAGGTGCTCTGAAAGAATGTCGGTTCTTCCTGCTGATTGTTACCGCTACGATACTCACCGGCGGTGACGGCATATCGGGTGCGGCCTTCACGTTGCAGCACCGGAACCGAGGAGTAAGGAACGGTGAAATTCTGGCTGCTCCCGTCGGTTTCCTTGATAGTGACCTGCAGATCGCCACCGTTACCCGCGGCATAAAGATCGCTGATGGTGAAAGGGCCGGGCGGTACCGTGCTGTGATAGATCTCATAGCCGTTTTGTTTAATGGAGACCTGTGCCGTACCGCGAGCAATACCGTGGATCGCCGGGGCGAAACCTTTCAGGCTGTCTGGCAGCATATTCTCATCAGAAGCGAGTTGCACGCCGCGGAAGTTAATACCGTCAAACACATCGCCGTTGGTATAGCTATCGCCGAGCGTCAGGCGTGAGCGTAACGGCGTGATATCCCGCTCAAGCCAGGTATTGACGTGCTGCCATTTGTTTTCGTTGCTCGAGGAACTCCCGCCGCTGCTGTAGCTCCACGTGGTATTATCGCGCAGACGCCACGCGCCAAGGTTAAGTCCACTTTGCAGGTTCAGATACGCATAATTGCTGTTGCCGCCGACGTCGTTCTGAACTGAGTTACCTGAGAAGTTGTAGTTCAGTAATCCCGCCGTAATACCGTTATCCCATTGTTCCGGCGGAATATAACCCCGAGCCTGATTACCCATAAACGCCTGAGGGATAGTCAGGTACAACTTCTGTTGTCCGACGTCTAAACGTGCCGTCGCGTCTTTAATCATCTCTGTTAACGGAACGCAGGCGTCAGCCGCCAGCGCATCCATTCCATTTACTGATGCGGTGTTAAGCCCCATCGCCGCAAGCTGTCCACGCGTCAGACACGGTGCCAGTTCGCGGCTGTTTTCGCCGGCCTGAAAGGCGACATCGCGGGTGGTCATATACCCGTCATTCAGCCAGATATCGACGCGGTACGTGCCGGGTGGCAGCTCATGTCCTTTTTCAAAACTGGATAGATCCGCGACGGCAGACGGATCGTCCGCCAGAAAGCGCGGGTTAAAATAGATCTCTGCCTGTGCGGAGAATGTCTGCAAAGCAAGCATAAGGGCAAAAGCGATCTGCGCAATGATGCCAGCCGAACGTGGCGCGTACTGCCGTATACGGCGGGAGCTCAAACGGTCGAGTCCAAATTTCAGATATGACATAGTCCCTCCGGTTCGAAATCGCCCGGCTGTCAGTTCTTTTTTATTCAGGGATGACGCTGGTTTCCCTGCTCGTTATTGCATTGCGCCTTTCATGCGCGGCGTCAGCGCGCCATAGTCATTAATGGTCTTATAGGTAATATCGCTGCCTGCATCGGCGGGTAATGTCACGCGGGTTTCGCCCATCGGTGGGACGAGTGCATTTTCCAGCGTTCGGGTGCCGGCATTGAGTTCAGTCACCGTCAGGTAGTACGGCGTTGGATTGATCAATGTCAGCGAACCTGCGCTACGGCGAAAGGTGAGCTTTTCTGGTGCCTGATCCGGCGACAGCGCGAGTCCGGTCGGACGGTAATACAGTTTAATGCGGCTGATAATGGCCAACTGCAGGGTGTTTTCGCTGAGCTTCGATTTGTCCATCGATGGGATCGCTTTGACATTCATCCAGAACAGACTTTCCCGATCCTGGGGCAACTGATTATTCGTCGCGTCGAGAATACGTAAGGTGTTCTCTTTTTTTCCCTGCATGGCAAACAGTGGCGGGGTAACGACAAAGCGTCCGTCTTTGACGCCTTCGGCATTTTCAACCCATGACTGGAGCAGATATGTACTGTTGTCATCATTGTTAGTGACCGCCAGTTGC
The DNA window shown above is from Citrobacter farmeri and carries:
- a CDS encoding fimbria/pilus periplasmic chaperone, translating into MKKTRTMMRSLLAGVLMITAMGTVTQAEAGVALGATRVIYPAGQKQVQLAVTNNDDNSTYLLQSWVENAEGVKDGRFVVTPPLFAMQGKKENTLRILDATNNQLPQDRESLFWMNVKAIPSMDKSKLSENTLQLAIISRIKLYYRPTGLALSPDQAPEKLTFRRSAGSLTLINPTPYYLTVTELNAGTRTLENALVPPMGETRVTLPADAGSDITYKTINDYGALTPRMKGAMQ
- a CDS encoding fimbrial biogenesis usher protein, which codes for MSYLKFGLDRLSSRRIRQYAPRSAGIIAQIAFALMLALQTFSAQAEIYFNPRFLADDPSAVADLSSFEKGHELPPGTYRVDIWLNDGYMTTRDVAFQAGENSRELAPCLTRGQLAAMGLNTASVNGMDALAADACVPLTEMIKDATARLDVGQQKLYLTIPQAFMGNQARGYIPPEQWDNGITAGLLNYNFSGNSVQNDVGGNSNYAYLNLQSGLNLGAWRLRDNTTWSYSSGGSSSSNENKWQHVNTWLERDITPLRSRLTLGDSYTNGDVFDGINFRGVQLASDENMLPDSLKGFAPAIHGIARGTAQVSIKQNGYEIYHSTVPPGPFTISDLYAAGNGGDLQVTIKETDGSSQNFTVPYSSVPVLQREGRTRYAVTAGEYRSGNNQQEEPTFFQSTLLHGLPAGWTLYGGTQLADRYRAFNLGVGKNMGILGALSVDVTQANATLPDDSKHQGQSVRFLYNKSLSDVGTNIQLVGYRYSTRGYFSFADTTYRRMNGYSIETQDGVIQVQPKFTDYYNLAYNKRGKVQVSLTQQLGRTATFYLSGSHQTYWGTDSADEQLQAGLNTAINDINWTLSYSLTKNAWQEGRDQMLAINVNIPFSHWLRSDSQSIWRHASASYSMSNDLNGRMTNLAGLYGTLLEDNNLSYSVQTGYAGGGEGNSGSTGYAALNYRGSYGNANVGYSRSDGLKQLYYGMSGGVLAHANGVTLSQPLNDTVVLIKAPGAEGVKVENQTGIRTDWRGYAVLPYATEYRENRVALNTNTLADNVDLDDAVINVVPTHGAIVRAEFNAHVGMKLLMTLTHNGKPVPFGAMVTSDSNQSGSIVADNGLVYLSGMPLAGKVQAKWGDAASASCVADYRLTAESQQQRLIQLTAACR